A genomic window from Bacteroidota bacterium includes:
- a CDS encoding GNAT family N-acetyltransferase: MQTETTTIERNPKRLTYIVQEAISVEQLNEVYKLRYKVYVEDNKYFNKAAFSDEKLNDKFDTQNGTLNLLVCNSENCIGTIRVTIIENREQEFPCDHYHEEYKKLRSKLKGKFASVSMLAIKKQDCSVQLLYSLIKEAIKIGSANRVDYALFPANYILQPTLERLGAILVGETKYNEHVGTYVAPMMLEVKKMAQRFAIKGYYC; this comes from the coding sequence ATGCAAACAGAAACTACAACGATAGAAAGGAATCCGAAAAGACTTACTTATATAGTGCAAGAAGCGATATCTGTTGAGCAATTAAATGAGGTATATAAATTACGTTATAAAGTATATGTAGAGGACAATAAATATTTTAACAAAGCTGCCTTTTCGGATGAAAAGTTAAACGACAAGTTCGATACGCAAAATGGCACTCTGAACTTACTGGTATGTAATAGTGAAAACTGCATAGGGACAATACGAGTGACCATAATTGAAAATCGGGAACAGGAATTCCCCTGCGATCATTATCATGAAGAATATAAAAAATTGCGCTCCAAACTAAAAGGCAAATTTGCGAGTGTGAGTATGTTAGCCATTAAAAAGCAAGATTGTAGTGTACAACTTCTATATTCCTTAATAAAAGAAGCAATTAAAATAGGAAGTGCTAATCGGGTAGATTATGCGTTATTTCCTGCCAATTATATATTGCAGCCAACATTAGAACGTTTAGGGGCGATCTTAGTAGGTGAAACAAAATACAATGAGCATGTTGGCACTTACGTTGCCCCAATGATGTTGGAGGTTAAAAAAATGGCACAACGATTTGCTATAAAAGGATACTATTGTTAA
- a CDS encoding SUMF1/EgtB/PvdO family nonheme iron enzyme yields the protein MKRSILLSLAFMPLCVFGNGVTVSNIVLNGRNATSDYTLVNCDISWNNSWRTSAGPSNWDAAWVFIKYRLKTQTTWNHATLNWVDGTGSGDGHTEPANSNIASRNDNSAGGAYGVFIHRDADMVNGSVNYTGVKLRWNYGVDGLADGDSVEVCVFAIEMVYVPQGSFDAGDGTSSNREGHFENATAGTVFQITSEGALTLGGGGAGTLGNNNAFAMGVPDDFNDVTSQSLPAAFPKGYNAFYCMKYEISQDQYVAFLNKLTRDQQNARTNTDLATGITSVTNRYVMSNTSTLLYRNGIRCDATIHTSDPITFYCDLDGDGTANESVDGQNIACNLLNWADLSAYLDWAALRPMTELEYEKACRGTQAALADEYAWGSTSITQATGISNSGANNETASNAGANGAYGNHASIQGPMRVGNFGQGVNTREGVGASYYGIMELTGNLWDRSVSVGNATGRAFTGTHGNGVLTSGGDADANNWPVTDAIGTGFRGGAWYTSALNLRVSDRRNAAESYSVRSVRHGGRGIRVVP from the coding sequence ATGAAAAGAAGCATTTTACTATCGTTGGCATTCATGCCATTGTGCGTATTTGGCAATGGAGTTACAGTGAGCAATATAGTTCTCAACGGGCGAAACGCCACATCGGATTACACCCTCGTAAATTGCGACATTAGTTGGAATAACTCCTGGCGAACCAGTGCAGGACCATCAAATTGGGATGCTGCCTGGGTATTTATAAAATACCGTTTAAAAACGCAAACCACATGGAACCACGCTACACTCAATTGGGTGGACGGTACTGGCAGTGGTGATGGACACACCGAACCCGCGAATAGCAATATAGCCAGCAGAAACGACAACAGCGCCGGTGGCGCTTATGGTGTGTTTATACACCGCGATGCCGATATGGTAAATGGTAGCGTAAATTATACCGGAGTTAAGCTGCGTTGGAACTATGGTGTAGACGGGCTGGCTGATGGCGATAGTGTGGAAGTATGCGTATTTGCCATAGAAATGGTATATGTGCCCCAGGGTAGTTTTGATGCCGGTGATGGTACAAGTAGTAATAGAGAAGGGCACTTTGAAAACGCTACAGCAGGAACAGTCTTTCAAATAACCTCCGAAGGCGCTTTAACCCTTGGCGGTGGTGGTGCCGGCACTTTGGGGAATAATAATGCTTTCGCGATGGGGGTACCCGATGATTTTAACGATGTCACAAGCCAAAGCCTTCCGGCAGCCTTCCCAAAAGGATATAACGCATTTTATTGCATGAAGTATGAAATTTCCCAGGATCAATATGTAGCATTTTTAAACAAGTTAACCAGGGATCAACAGAATGCCAGGACTAATACGGATCTTGCTACTGGAATTACTTCTGTTACAAACAGGTATGTCATGTCGAATACTTCAACTCTTTTGTATCGAAATGGAATACGTTGTGATGCAACCATACACACCTCCGACCCGATAACTTTTTATTGCGATTTAGATGGTGATGGAACAGCTAACGAAAGCGTTGACGGACAAAATATTGCCTGCAACTTATTAAATTGGGCAGACCTTTCCGCTTACCTTGATTGGGCAGCGCTACGCCCCATGACCGAGCTGGAATACGAAAAAGCATGCCGTGGCACGCAGGCTGCTCTTGCCGATGAATATGCATGGGGCTCCACCAGCATAACACAGGCAACCGGTATCAGCAATAGCGGAGCAAACAACGAAACTGCCAGCAATGCAGGTGCTAATGGTGCTTATGGAAATCATGCCAGCATACAAGGACCCATGCGGGTAGGCAATTTTGGGCAGGGTGTAAATACACGAGAAGGCGTAGGGGCAAGTTATTACGGTATCATGGAGTTAACTGGCAACCTTTGGGATCGCTCTGTATCAGTGGGTAACGCCACAGGCAGAGCCTTTACAGGCACTCATGGCAATGGTGTACTAACCAGTGGTGGCGATGCCGATGCGAACAACTGGCCAGTAACCGATGCCATAGGCACTGGCTTTCGTGGCGGTGCTTGGTACACCTCTGCACTTAACCTGCGTGTGTCCGACCGCCGTAACGCAGCTGAGTCCTACAGCGTGCGTAGTGTCCGTCACGGTGGTCGTGGTATTCGTGTGGTGCCTTAG
- a CDS encoding ThiF family adenylyltransferase, whose protein sequence is MKTLTKEPKCPKAVIHTFDIESVNTEISGEEFYYKEAFSRNLGLLSLSEQAFLRGSKVGIPGMGGVGGLHLVNLVRLGISNFHIADFDKFEIGNINRQYGAKRTNLNRSKVFAMAREAMDINPYLNLQVFENGINSDNIDAFLEGVDVVVDSLDFFEMKIRRMLFNKAKEKKIYVITAGPMGYSTAMLVFAPDTMSFDKYFNIHDSMSEKDMVLQFGIGLSPRLTHLRYLDMSRFSVDARKGPSLGLSCHLSTAAAATEVIRILLQPNKVKSAPHYFQYDLWLKKFITGYMPLGNRNPIQKLKVAVYKIKIKQMAKLTVEKNTQINSNTLSINKPVACVQNDFEINKIDKAYSSEPWWYDLRGFLILTFSYRSTLLAQVRLFSKNMGDKHLEAAIGTGTLLDLILKWRRWRKMKPSQIFGFDYADRMLVGARKRFQNEKSVELLRADISRLPYSSESFDTANIANAIHCLPAIEAGMKELHRVLKPNGTLAGNVLLYPHAQSIWDQISNRINSWGMKKGILHRPYQVAEVKEIISNAGFKLIFEKISGNCFEFTARKVLL, encoded by the coding sequence ATGAAAACATTAACCAAAGAACCAAAGTGCCCAAAAGCAGTAATTCACACCTTCGATATTGAAAGTGTCAACACAGAAATTTCAGGCGAAGAATTCTACTATAAAGAAGCTTTCTCCAGAAACCTTGGTTTATTAAGCTTATCGGAACAAGCATTTTTAAGGGGCAGCAAAGTTGGCATACCGGGAATGGGTGGAGTAGGCGGTTTACATCTTGTTAATTTAGTCCGTTTAGGCATTAGCAATTTTCACATTGCGGATTTCGATAAATTTGAAATTGGAAACATCAACAGGCAATATGGAGCTAAAAGAACTAATCTGAACCGATCCAAAGTGTTTGCCATGGCTCGGGAAGCTATGGATATAAACCCCTATCTTAACCTGCAAGTCTTTGAAAATGGCATTAACTCCGATAACATTGACGCTTTTTTAGAAGGTGTTGATGTGGTTGTTGACAGCCTGGACTTCTTTGAAATGAAAATCAGGAGAATGCTTTTTAATAAAGCAAAAGAAAAGAAAATATATGTGATCACGGCTGGTCCTATGGGATACAGTACTGCTATGCTTGTGTTTGCTCCAGACACAATGAGTTTCGACAAATACTTTAATATTCATGACTCCATGTCTGAAAAAGATATGGTTTTGCAATTTGGTATAGGCCTTAGTCCCAGGCTAACACATTTACGCTATTTGGATATGAGTCGTTTTAGCGTGGATGCGCGAAAAGGGCCATCATTAGGCCTTAGCTGCCATTTATCTACTGCTGCTGCCGCAACTGAAGTAATACGAATACTACTTCAACCAAATAAAGTGAAATCAGCGCCTCATTATTTTCAATACGACTTATGGTTAAAAAAATTCATTACAGGATATATGCCATTGGGCAATAGAAATCCCATACAAAAACTAAAAGTAGCAGTATATAAAATAAAAATTAAACAAATGGCTAAACTAACAGTTGAAAAAAACACTCAGATTAACTCGAACACACTAAGTATAAACAAGCCAGTTGCCTGCGTTCAAAATGATTTTGAAATAAATAAAATCGATAAGGCTTATTCATCCGAACCCTGGTGGTACGATCTTCGCGGTTTTTTGATTTTGACCTTTTCTTATCGAAGTACTCTGCTTGCACAGGTTCGTCTGTTTTCTAAAAATATGGGTGACAAACATTTAGAGGCGGCTATAGGAACTGGAACTTTACTCGATCTGATATTGAAATGGCGACGGTGGAGAAAAATGAAGCCCTCGCAAATTTTCGGTTTCGATTATGCTGATCGAATGCTGGTCGGAGCTCGAAAAAGATTTCAGAACGAAAAGTCCGTCGAATTGCTCCGGGCTGACATTTCCAGATTGCCTTATTCCAGTGAGTCTTTTGATACAGCGAATATCGCCAATGCCATTCACTGCCTTCCAGCCATAGAGGCTGGCATGAAAGAGCTCCACCGGGTATTGAAGCCCAATGGAACTTTGGCCGGAAATGTCCTACTATACCCTCATGCCCAAAGCATATGGGATCAAATTTCCAATCGAATCAATTCCTGGGGAATGAAAAAAGGAATTCTTCATCGACCTTACCAGGTTGCAGAGGTAAAAGAAATAATCAGTAACGCAGGTTTTAAATTAATCTTTGAAAAAATAAGTGGGAATTGTTTTGAATTTACTGCACGAAAAGTGTTGCTATAA
- a CDS encoding PKD domain-containing protein, which yields MQVLCLPLLLLFVSCFLSASCIAQYNEWTWMAGDNIINPTAVFGIQGVASPANKPAGRYEGGGEWVDLQGNFWHFGGSVTNATLYSTDLWKFNPVTNEWTWMKGGPGVPAAGVYGVLGIPNIANTPSRRGFASATCVDLQGKFWLFGGIYNGGFTNDLWKYDPLTNEWTWMAGSTLSNQSGIYGTKGIPSPTNNPGGRAETDAMWADAQGNIWMFGGQGYDGSGATGLLNDLWKFDPVSSQWTWMSGSNLSNQTGVYGTMGISASANVPGSRFVYASWKDLVGNFWLFGGKNNISTLDDLWKYDPLTNEWTWMKGTNGPGNPNGTYGTLCADAPANNPPAVYENRGRWEDDCGNFWLWGGSVSDGSNLRNDLWRYSHATGNWTWVSGSKLPNQAGVYGAKGVSAPTNMPKAGLGNLPFRRPNTNELWFFSGGSPAARLNNMWRYVPDKPTASYTFNPNNSCAPANVSFTDASVPGCNEIKSYSWDFGDPGSGINNISTLINPSHTYSSAGSYSVKVVVTNCTASKDSITQIVTINNCGCTLTAGISTQTNVSCDSGSNGSATVAANGGTSPYTYLWPATGQTGITATGLIAGSYIVTVTDANGCTATSAATISSPSPLVGLFTKGTANCTECGCKEWILVNATGGTSPYTYLWPDGYANRYKNKLCPGAYTINIKDKNNCNINITVTSP from the coding sequence ATGCAAGTTCTCTGCCTGCCACTGCTCTTGCTCTTCGTTTCCTGTTTTCTATCTGCAAGTTGTATTGCACAGTATAATGAATGGACATGGATGGCCGGTGATAATATAATAAACCCGACAGCTGTTTTCGGAATACAAGGTGTAGCCTCCCCGGCAAATAAGCCAGCCGGAAGATATGAAGGGGGCGGAGAATGGGTGGACTTGCAGGGTAATTTTTGGCATTTTGGTGGATCTGTTACAAATGCCACCCTATATAGTACTGATCTATGGAAATTTAATCCTGTCACAAATGAATGGACCTGGATGAAAGGAGGTCCAGGAGTACCTGCAGCTGGGGTTTACGGCGTATTAGGTATTCCGAATATTGCAAATACTCCCAGTCGAAGAGGATTTGCCTCAGCCACCTGTGTTGATTTACAAGGAAAATTTTGGTTGTTTGGAGGAATATACAACGGAGGATTCACGAATGATTTATGGAAATATGATCCCTTAACAAACGAGTGGACCTGGATGGCAGGTAGCACCTTATCAAATCAATCTGGAATATATGGAACGAAAGGAATTCCATCCCCAACAAACAACCCAGGTGGCAGAGCAGAAACTGATGCAATGTGGGCTGATGCCCAAGGAAACATATGGATGTTTGGAGGACAGGGCTATGATGGAAGTGGCGCAACGGGTCTTTTGAACGACTTATGGAAATTTGACCCGGTTAGTAGTCAATGGACATGGATGAGTGGAAGTAATCTTAGCAACCAGACTGGTGTTTATGGCACAATGGGTATATCCGCTTCTGCCAATGTTCCCGGATCCAGGTTTGTATATGCCAGTTGGAAGGATCTGGTTGGTAATTTCTGGTTGTTTGGAGGAAAGAACAATATTTCAACATTGGATGATTTATGGAAATATGATCCGCTTACAAACGAATGGACCTGGATGAAAGGTACAAATGGTCCGGGTAATCCAAACGGAACATATGGAACGCTTTGTGCAGATGCCCCTGCAAATAATCCTCCAGCAGTATATGAAAATCGTGGCCGGTGGGAAGATGATTGTGGAAATTTTTGGTTATGGGGAGGATCAGTCTCTGATGGTAGCAATCTCCGAAATGACTTATGGAGATACAGCCATGCAACAGGGAATTGGACTTGGGTAAGTGGTTCTAAACTTCCAAATCAAGCCGGAGTTTATGGTGCAAAGGGTGTCTCAGCGCCAACTAATATGCCCAAAGCCGGACTAGGGAATCTTCCCTTTAGAAGACCCAATACAAATGAATTATGGTTTTTTTCAGGAGGATCACCCGCTGCAAGGCTTAATAATATGTGGAGGTATGTTCCCGATAAACCTACAGCATCATATACATTCAACCCTAACAATAGCTGTGCACCTGCAAATGTTTCATTCACGGATGCCAGCGTTCCAGGTTGTAATGAAATAAAATCTTATTCATGGGATTTTGGAGATCCGGGTTCAGGTATCAATAACATATCCACCCTTATCAACCCGTCACATACATACAGCTCCGCGGGATCATATTCTGTAAAAGTAGTAGTTACTAATTGTACGGCAAGTAAAGATTCTATAACACAAATTGTTACTATCAACAATTGCGGCTGTACTCTTACCGCAGGTATTTCAACGCAAACGAATGTAAGTTGTGATTCAGGCAGCAATGGATCGGCAACAGTTGCAGCCAACGGAGGCACAAGTCCTTATACCTATTTATGGCCTGCTACAGGACAAACCGGCATAACAGCAACAGGCCTTATAGCGGGATCTTATATTGTAACAGTAACTGATGCGAATGGCTGTACAGCAACATCTGCTGCAACAATATCTTCCCCTTCTCCATTAGTCGGCCTATTCACCAAGGGCACCGCCAATTGTACGGAATGCGGATGCAAGGAATGGATACTGGTAAATGCCACAGGCGGCACAAGCCCATACACTTACCTATGGCCGGATGGATACGCAAACAGGTACAAAAATAAGCTGTGTCCGGGAGCATACACGATAAACATTAAGGATAAAAATAATTGTAACATAAACATAACTGTAACATCTCCCTGA